A single window of Qipengyuania sediminis DNA harbors:
- a CDS encoding helix-turn-helix transcriptional regulator, which produces MIPADWPSEHERRSETRRHLLFATSARGETGESQPVLVRDISARGLLLETEEGVRLDPAIAVSLPEAGDVTAHVIWQGEKLAGCRLDEHLSQATIDAVRAKGDAAHAEQPEAELDLAADAPLPRSAAHTLAARLKQLRLERELTRAELAERSGISTPSIWAWETGRTVPRLGSLETLARGLGVPVSELQIGSAAVSEPLYTAAPNNTTADASGDLRAARLAELVAASKAQIAALAGIPAERVTITITL; this is translated from the coding sequence ATGATCCCGGCAGATTGGCCCAGCGAACACGAACGCCGTAGCGAGACCCGCCGGCACCTGCTCTTCGCCACCTCCGCACGCGGGGAGACCGGCGAAAGCCAGCCGGTGCTGGTGCGCGACATCTCTGCGCGCGGCTTGTTGCTCGAGACCGAGGAAGGCGTGCGTCTCGACCCTGCCATCGCGGTCAGCCTGCCGGAGGCGGGGGATGTGACGGCGCATGTCATCTGGCAGGGGGAGAAGCTCGCTGGCTGCCGGCTTGACGAGCATTTGTCGCAGGCCACCATCGATGCCGTGCGGGCCAAGGGCGATGCCGCGCACGCGGAGCAGCCGGAGGCAGAGCTTGATCTCGCCGCCGATGCGCCGCTGCCGCGCAGCGCGGCGCATACGCTGGCGGCGCGGCTGAAGCAGCTCAGGCTCGAACGGGAACTGACCCGCGCTGAACTCGCCGAACGGTCCGGCATCAGCACGCCCAGCATCTGGGCCTGGGAGACCGGCCGCACGGTCCCCCGGCTGGGCAGTCTGGAGACGCTCGCCCGGGGCCTGGGCGTGCCGGTGTCGGAACTTCAGATCGGGTCGGCTGCGGTTTCGGAGCCGCTTTATACCGCCGCTCCGAATAACACGACGGCGGACGCGTCCGGCGATCTGCGCGCGGCCCGGCTCGCCGAACTGGTCGCAGCGAGCAAGGCGCAGATCGCTGCGCTGGCGGGCATTCCGGCGGAGCGCGTGACGATTACAATTACGCTCTAA
- the lon gene encoding endopeptidase La produces the protein MDTSLPLLPLRDIVVFPGMVVPLFVGRAKSVAALEAAMEGSREIVLVTQKDPASDDPAREDLYDLGVVAQVLQMLKLPDGTVRVMVEGHARVSLDGLVERDGFVAAEVTSQPAPEAEGTELTATMRQAVERFGEYAKLKKMDEDGGSTLAEIEDASELADSIAANLAVKVADKQTLLAELDPLQRLQMLLAIMEGELSVLQVERKIRGRVKRQMEKNQREYYLNEQLKAIQNELGGGEEETNEIAELAALIAKTKLSKEARTKAEGELKKLKAMQPMSAEATVIRNYLDVLLGLPWGKRSKVNRDIARAQAVLDGDHYALEKVKDRIVEYLAVQARTNKLKGPILCLVGPPGVGKTSLGKSIAKATGREFVRQSLGGVRDEAEIRGHRRTYIGSLPGKIVTNLRKGGKANPLFLLDEIDKLGQDFRGDPASALLEVLDPEQNARFQDHYLEVDFDLSDVMFVCTANTLDLPQPLLDRMEIIRLEGYTEDEKVEIAQRHLIPKQIEAHGLVPGEFELTEAGLRDLIRYYTREAGVRTLEREIARLARRSLRRILEGKAKSVTVTSETLAELAGVRKYKHSKGEDEAQVGAVTGLAWTEVGGELLTIESVTSPGKGEIKTTGKLGEVMTESVAAAFSFVKARAPAYGIRPSLIQRKNIHIHLPEGAVPKDGPSAGVGMVTSIVSTLTGVTVRPDVAMTGEVTLRGRVLAIGGLKEKLLAALRGGIATVLIPEDNAKDLAEIPANILEGLEIVPVRHVDEVLERALTAPLEAIEWSEADDLASQPPAGAQAPAATPTAH, from the coding sequence ATGGACACCAGCCTCCCCCTTCTTCCCTTGCGCGACATCGTGGTCTTCCCCGGCATGGTCGTGCCGCTCTTTGTCGGGCGCGCCAAATCAGTGGCTGCACTGGAAGCTGCGATGGAGGGCAGCAGAGAGATCGTGCTCGTCACGCAGAAGGATCCGGCCAGCGACGATCCGGCGCGCGAGGATCTCTACGATCTCGGAGTCGTCGCGCAGGTGCTGCAGATGCTCAAGCTGCCTGATGGGACCGTGCGCGTCATGGTCGAAGGGCACGCGCGCGTATCGCTCGACGGGCTTGTGGAGCGCGATGGCTTTGTCGCGGCCGAAGTGACCTCGCAGCCCGCGCCAGAGGCGGAAGGGACCGAGCTCACCGCCACCATGCGGCAGGCGGTCGAGCGGTTCGGCGAATATGCCAAGCTGAAGAAGATGGACGAGGACGGCGGCAGCACGCTCGCCGAAATCGAAGACGCATCGGAGCTGGCCGACAGCATCGCCGCGAATCTCGCGGTCAAGGTGGCCGACAAGCAGACCCTTCTCGCCGAGCTCGATCCCCTGCAGCGTCTCCAGATGCTGCTCGCCATCATGGAGGGCGAGCTTTCGGTGCTTCAGGTGGAGCGCAAGATCCGTGGGCGCGTGAAGCGGCAGATGGAGAAGAACCAGCGCGAATATTACCTCAACGAACAGCTTAAGGCGATCCAGAACGAGCTCGGCGGCGGGGAAGAGGAAACCAATGAGATCGCCGAGTTGGCGGCGCTGATCGCCAAGACGAAACTCAGCAAGGAAGCGCGCACCAAGGCGGAAGGCGAGCTCAAGAAGCTGAAGGCCATGCAGCCGATGAGCGCTGAAGCGACCGTCATCCGCAATTATCTCGACGTTCTGTTGGGCTTGCCCTGGGGGAAGCGCAGCAAGGTCAACCGCGACATCGCCCGCGCGCAGGCCGTGCTCGACGGGGATCATTACGCGCTCGAGAAGGTCAAGGACCGGATCGTCGAATATCTCGCCGTGCAGGCCCGGACCAACAAGCTCAAGGGCCCGATCCTGTGCCTCGTCGGCCCGCCGGGCGTGGGCAAGACCAGCCTCGGCAAGTCGATCGCTAAAGCCACGGGACGCGAGTTCGTGCGCCAGTCGCTGGGCGGCGTGCGCGACGAGGCGGAAATTCGCGGCCACCGCCGCACCTATATCGGCTCGCTCCCCGGCAAGATCGTCACCAATCTGCGAAAGGGCGGCAAGGCGAACCCCCTGTTCCTGCTCGACGAGATCGACAAGCTCGGCCAGGATTTCCGCGGCGATCCGGCGTCGGCGCTGCTCGAGGTGCTCGATCCCGAGCAGAATGCACGCTTCCAGGACCATTATCTCGAGGTCGATTTCGACCTCTCCGACGTGATGTTCGTCTGCACCGCGAACACGCTCGACCTGCCACAGCCACTGCTCGACCGGATGGAGATCATCCGGCTGGAAGGCTATACCGAGGACGAGAAGGTCGAGATCGCCCAGCGGCACCTCATTCCCAAGCAGATCGAAGCGCACGGCCTCGTGCCCGGCGAGTTCGAGCTGACGGAGGCGGGCCTTCGCGATCTCATCCGCTATTACACGCGCGAAGCGGGGGTGCGGACGCTTGAACGCGAGATCGCGCGGCTGGCGCGCCGCTCCCTGCGCCGTATCCTTGAAGGCAAGGCGAAGTCCGTAACGGTGACTTCGGAGACGCTTGCCGAGCTTGCGGGCGTGCGCAAGTACAAGCACAGCAAGGGCGAGGACGAGGCGCAGGTCGGTGCCGTCACCGGTCTCGCCTGGACCGAGGTCGGCGGCGAGCTTCTCACCATCGAAAGCGTGACTTCCCCGGGCAAGGGCGAGATCAAGACTACGGGCAAGCTCGGCGAAGTGATGACCGAGAGCGTCGCGGCCGCCTTCTCCTTCGTGAAGGCGCGCGCGCCAGCCTATGGCATCCGCCCGAGCCTGATCCAGCGCAAGAACATCCACATCCATCTGCCCGAAGGCGCGGTACCCAAGGACGGGCCGAGCGCGGGCGTGGGCATGGTCACCTCGATCGTCTCGACGCTGACCGGCGTGACCGTCCGCCCCGATGTGGCGATGACGGGCGAGGTCACGCTGCGCGGCCGGGTGCTGGCGATCGGCGGCTTGAAGGAAAAGCTGCTCGCGGCGCTGCGCGGCGGGATCGCGACGGTGCTCATTCCCGAAGACAATGCGAAGGATCTGGCCGAAATCCCTGCCAACATTCTGGAAGGGCTGGAGATCGTGCCGGTGCGTCATGTCGACGAGGTGCTGGAGCGCGCGCTCACGGCTCCGCTCGAGGCGATCGAATGGTCGGAGGCCGACGATCTTGCGAGCCAGCCCCCGGCCGGCGCGCAAGCCCCCGCCGCCACGCCCACCGCGCACTGA
- the rlmB gene encoding 23S rRNA (guanosine(2251)-2'-O)-methyltransferase RlmB — translation MAKGDRKRALRGRAGRMQGGRGSGRAGTGQVRLWGRHAVEAALKNPDRQHRKLWATREGAASLDGELPPDFPIEYADTPDLDRLVARDAPHQGLVLECAPLEDIHLDEVLSGDAARPIVVLDQVTDPHNVGAVMRSAAAFGAAALVTQDRHAPPEGGVVGKAASGALEVLPWVRVVNLARALEDIAEAGYWRIGLTGEADSLLAGALPAGPVALVLGAEGPGMRQNIAAHCDALARLPISDAVESLNVSNAAAVALYAVAARA, via the coding sequence ATGGCGAAAGGTGACAGAAAACGCGCGCTCCGCGGGCGCGCCGGAAGGATGCAGGGCGGGCGCGGAAGCGGGCGGGCGGGCACGGGCCAAGTGCGCTTGTGGGGCCGTCACGCGGTCGAAGCGGCCCTGAAAAACCCCGATCGCCAACATCGCAAGCTATGGGCGACGCGAGAGGGCGCGGCCTCGCTCGACGGCGAGCTACCGCCCGACTTCCCGATCGAATACGCCGACACCCCGGATCTCGACCGCCTGGTCGCGCGCGATGCGCCCCATCAGGGGTTGGTGCTCGAATGCGCCCCGCTCGAGGATATCCATCTCGACGAGGTGCTGAGCGGCGACGCGGCGCGCCCCATCGTGGTGCTGGACCAGGTGACCGACCCTCATAATGTGGGCGCGGTAATGCGCTCCGCCGCGGCTTTCGGCGCGGCCGCGCTAGTGACGCAGGACCGCCATGCCCCGCCCGAGGGCGGCGTCGTGGGCAAGGCGGCCAGCGGCGCGCTGGAAGTGCTGCCCTGGGTGCGGGTGGTCAATCTCGCGCGCGCGCTCGAGGATATTGCGGAAGCGGGTTACTGGCGGATCGGGCTCACGGGCGAGGCGGATAGCCTGCTTGCCGGGGCCCTCCCCGCCGGGCCCGTCGCGCTGGTGCTCGGCGCGGAGGGGCCGGGGATGCGCCAAAATATCGCCGCCCATTGCGATGCGCTGGCGCGACTGCCGATCAGCGATGCGGTGGAAAGCCTCAACGTCTCGAATGCCGCCGCAGTCGCGCTCTACGCGGTCGCGGCGCGCGCCTAA
- a CDS encoding DNA polymerase III subunit gamma/tau, which produces MGDSSDSAVTPPWEDEAAPSRAQLEAAGQDALFGDPPPKPAPVPVASQPYRVLARKYRPQTFSELIGQDAMVRTLANAIRRDRLAHAFLMTGVRGVGKTSTARLIAKALNCIGPDGRGGPTIDPCGTCEPCKAITEGRHIDVIEMDAASHTGVDDMRAIIDAVRYAAVSARYKIYIIDEVHMLSKNAFNALLKTLEEPPAHVKFLFATTEVEKLPITVLSRTQRFDLRRIPTEMLGAHFAEICGREAVEAEPEALALIAAAAEGSVRDGLSILDQAIAHADLAGEGAEGAPRVAADQVREMLGLADNGTRRRMLGHLLDGDAKALLAALDEHYALGVEPLALVRALMDLVHRLTVAQVGGEADAPGAEERAELLEWAQRLAPGELHRLWQLLLKGYDEVRDAPDPLAAARMALLRALHASSLPDPGRIAKTLETLVSAHPPAAPILPNSADAATKPLDFAALVAEIDRDRPGAANILRLQVRPIAIEPGLLRFSRPPGFRGEIASELRDALLHVTGRRWIVEEEPDGGEPTLQERLEQARAAEAAATRAHPLVEAAFAAFPDAELIETSEAPPPAGARQWRRNT; this is translated from the coding sequence ATGGGCGATTCCTCCGACAGTGCCGTGACCCCTCCTTGGGAGGACGAGGCTGCGCCGAGCCGGGCCCAGCTCGAAGCGGCGGGGCAGGACGCGCTGTTCGGCGATCCCCCGCCGAAGCCCGCCCCCGTCCCCGTCGCAAGTCAGCCCTACCGCGTACTCGCTCGCAAATACCGCCCGCAAACCTTTTCCGAGCTGATCGGTCAGGACGCGATGGTTCGCACGCTCGCCAATGCGATCCGGCGCGACCGGCTGGCTCATGCCTTTCTGATGACCGGTGTGCGGGGGGTGGGCAAGACTAGCACCGCGCGGCTGATCGCCAAGGCGTTGAACTGCATCGGCCCCGACGGGCGGGGCGGGCCCACGATCGACCCCTGCGGCACCTGCGAGCCCTGCAAAGCGATCACCGAGGGGCGGCATATCGACGTCATCGAGATGGACGCCGCCAGCCACACCGGCGTCGACGATATGCGCGCGATCATCGATGCGGTCCGCTACGCCGCGGTTTCGGCGCGGTACAAGATCTACATCATCGACGAAGTCCACATGCTGTCGAAGAACGCCTTCAACGCCTTGTTGAAAACGCTGGAAGAGCCGCCCGCGCATGTGAAGTTCCTCTTCGCGACCACGGAGGTCGAAAAGCTGCCGATCACCGTGCTCAGCCGCACCCAGCGTTTCGATCTGCGCCGCATTCCGACCGAGATGCTGGGCGCGCATTTCGCCGAGATCTGCGGCCGGGAAGCGGTCGAGGCCGAGCCCGAGGCGCTGGCGCTGATCGCGGCGGCGGCGGAAGGCTCGGTGCGCGACGGGCTTTCGATCCTCGACCAGGCGATCGCTCATGCCGATCTGGCGGGGGAGGGGGCCGAGGGCGCGCCGCGCGTGGCGGCGGACCAGGTGCGCGAGATGCTCGGCCTGGCCGACAACGGTACGCGGCGGCGGATGCTCGGCCACCTGCTCGACGGCGATGCGAAGGCGCTGCTGGCGGCGCTGGACGAGCACTATGCGCTGGGGGTGGAGCCTCTGGCGCTGGTGCGCGCGCTCATGGACCTCGTCCACCGCCTCACGGTGGCGCAAGTCGGCGGGGAAGCGGATGCGCCGGGGGCCGAGGAACGCGCGGAGCTGCTCGAATGGGCGCAGCGGCTGGCCCCCGGCGAGCTCCACCGGCTGTGGCAATTGCTGCTCAAGGGCTATGACGAGGTGCGCGACGCACCCGATCCGCTGGCGGCGGCGCGCATGGCGCTGCTGCGGGCGCTCCACGCCAGTTCGCTGCCCGATCCCGGCAGGATTGCCAAGACGCTTGAAACGCTGGTGAGCGCGCATCCGCCCGCAGCACCAATCCTTCCCAATAGCGCCGACGCCGCAACGAAACCTCTCGATTTCGCCGCGCTGGTGGCTGAGATCGACCGCGACCGTCCCGGGGCGGCCAATATCCTGCGGCTCCAGGTCCGGCCGATCGCGATCGAGCCCGGATTGCTGCGCTTTAGCCGCCCGCCGGGCTTCCGCGGCGAAATTGCATCGGAGCTGCGCGACGCGCTCCTGCACGTCACCGGACGGCGCTGGATCGTCGAGGAAGAGCCGGACGGCGGCGAACCGACCCTGCAGGAACGGCTCGAGCAGGCTCGAGCCGCCGAAGCCGCGGCGACCCGTGCGCATCCCCTGGTCGAGGCTGCCTTCGCGGCTTTCCCCGATGCCGAGTTGATTGAAACGAGCGAGGCCCCGCCACCCGCCGGTGCCCGCCAATGGAGACGGAACACATGA
- a CDS encoding HU family DNA-binding protein, producing the protein MNKNDLIGAVADTSGLSKSQAASAVESVFDTISGALKKGDEVRLVGFGTFTVAKRKASTGRNPRTGEPMKIKASNQPKFKAGKGLKDSVN; encoded by the coding sequence ATGAACAAGAACGACCTCATCGGCGCTGTCGCCGATACGAGCGGACTGTCCAAGAGCCAGGCGGCGAGCGCGGTTGAAAGCGTGTTCGATACGATCTCGGGTGCGCTGAAAAAAGGGGACGAGGTGCGGTTGGTCGGCTTCGGCACTTTTACGGTGGCCAAGCGCAAGGCTTCCACCGGGCGCAATCCGCGCACCGGCGAGCCGATGAAGATCAAGGCGTCGAACCAGCCCAAGTTCAAGGCCGGCAAGGGCCTTAAGGATTCGGTGAATTAG
- the rpsB gene encoding 30S ribosomal protein S2, whose translation MAANPVSMHQLIEAGAHFGHQTHRWNPRMKPYIFGARNGIHIIDLSQTVPLMQRALDFIQDTARAGGKVLFVGTKRQAAGPIAEAARAAGQHFVNHRWLGGMLTNWKTISGSIKRLKSLEEQLSGDTGGLTKKEVLQLTRERDKLEMSLGGIRDMGGIPDVMFVIDANKEDLAIKEAGVLGIPVVAVLDTNVDPSGIAFPIPGNDDAARAVKLYCDAVSEAARSGRGAGIQDSGRDVGAMEQPPVEESVAAPAEEASEATA comes from the coding sequence ATGGCGGCCAATCCCGTCAGCATGCACCAATTGATCGAGGCGGGTGCCCATTTCGGCCACCAGACCCACCGCTGGAACCCGCGCATGAAGCCCTATATCTTCGGGGCGCGCAACGGCATTCACATCATCGACCTGTCGCAGACCGTGCCGCTCATGCAGCGCGCGCTGGACTTCATCCAGGACACCGCGCGGGCCGGCGGCAAGGTGCTGTTCGTGGGCACCAAGCGCCAGGCGGCCGGGCCGATCGCCGAGGCCGCGCGCGCGGCCGGCCAGCATTTCGTCAATCACCGCTGGCTCGGTGGGATGCTCACCAATTGGAAGACGATCTCGGGCTCGATCAAGCGGCTGAAGAGCCTCGAGGAGCAGCTATCGGGCGACACCGGCGGTCTCACCAAGAAGGAAGTGCTCCAGCTCACCCGCGAGCGCGACAAGCTCGAGATGAGCCTCGGCGGCATCCGCGACATGGGCGGCATCCCGGACGTGATGTTCGTGATCGACGCCAACAAGGAAGACTTGGCGATCAAGGAAGCGGGCGTGCTCGGCATCCCGGTGGTCGCCGTGCTGGACACCAATGTCGATCCCAGCGGCATCGCTTTCCCGATCCCCGGCAATGACGACGCGGCACGCGCGGTGAAGCTCTATTGCGACGCCGTCAGCGAAGCCGCCCGCTCGGGCCGCGGCGCCGGCATCCAGGACTCGGGCCGCGACGTCGGCGCGATGGAGCAGCCCCCGGTCGAGGAAAGCGTCGCGGCTCCCGCCGAAGAGGCGAGCGAAGCGACGGCTTAA
- a CDS encoding beta-ketoacyl-ACP synthase III, which yields MQWTHRPVISATGLYTPPESITNEELVATFNAYVARHNAEHAEAIAAGTREPLVESSTGFIEKASGIKARHVVTKASLLDPEIMAPRLPERRDDSLSIMAEMGVAAVREALAAAGREPGDVDAVLCAASNMQRPYPAMAIEIQDALGIEGFAFDMNVACSSATFGIQTAADYVRSGSARSVLVVSPEITSGHLNWRDRDSHFIFGDVATAVLVEDGAIAPAEHWEIVGSRLKTVFSNAIRNNFGFLNRAHPESIDAPDKLFVQEGRKVFKEVVPMVAAMIVEEAERLGIDPHGLRRLWLHQANAGMNRLIAQRVLGHEANENESPTVLDRYGNTSSAGSIIAFHLHNRDLGAGDVGLISSFGAGYSVGTVFVRKAG from the coding sequence ATGCAGTGGACCCACCGACCTGTCATCTCGGCGACAGGCCTCTACACTCCGCCCGAAAGCATCACCAACGAGGAGCTGGTGGCGACCTTCAACGCCTATGTCGCGCGCCATAATGCTGAGCATGCCGAAGCGATTGCTGCGGGCACGCGCGAGCCGCTTGTCGAAAGCAGCACCGGATTCATTGAAAAGGCGAGCGGCATCAAGGCGCGGCACGTGGTGACTAAGGCATCGCTCCTCGACCCCGAGATCATGGCCCCGCGTCTGCCTGAACGTCGCGACGACAGCCTCTCGATCATGGCGGAGATGGGTGTCGCCGCCGTACGCGAGGCGCTCGCCGCGGCGGGCCGGGAGCCGGGCGATGTCGATGCCGTGCTGTGCGCCGCCAGCAACATGCAGCGCCCCTACCCGGCGATGGCGATCGAAATCCAGGACGCGCTCGGCATCGAAGGTTTCGCTTTCGACATGAATGTCGCGTGCTCTTCGGCCACATTCGGCATCCAGACCGCGGCCGATTATGTACGATCGGGCTCGGCGCGCAGCGTGCTGGTGGTGAGCCCCGAGATCACCAGCGGCCATCTCAATTGGCGCGACCGGGACAGCCATTTCATTTTCGGTGATGTAGCGACCGCGGTGCTGGTGGAAGACGGCGCAATCGCGCCGGCCGAGCATTGGGAGATCGTGGGCAGCCGGCTCAAGACCGTCTTCTCCAACGCGATCCGCAACAATTTCGGCTTCCTCAACCGCGCCCATCCCGAAAGCATCGACGCACCCGACAAGCTGTTCGTCCAGGAGGGGCGCAAGGTCTTCAAGGAAGTCGTCCCCATGGTCGCCGCGATGATCGTGGAGGAGGCGGAGCGGCTGGGGATCGACCCGCACGGCCTGCGCCGTCTGTGGCTGCATCAGGCCAATGCCGGCATGAACCGGCTGATCGCGCAGCGCGTTCTCGGGCATGAGGCGAACGAGAACGAGAGCCCGACCGTCCTCGACCGCTATGGCAATACCTCGAGCGCGGGATCGATCATCGCCTTCCATCTCCACAATCGCGACCTCGGAGCGGGGGACGTGGGTCTGATCAGCAGCTTTGGCGCCGGCTATTCGGTGGGCACGGTGTTCGTGCGCAAGGCTGGATAG
- a CDS encoding CDP-alcohol phosphatidyltransferase family protein translates to MRPGPADPPRLGPKAAEDEAHPAPAITAKRGLALRALLPNAITAAAMCAGLTGIRFAISEQWGLAVGAIILAGLLDGIDGRIARLLNAQSRFGAELDSLADSLSFGTAPALVLYLWTLGEVRLGWFAALALAVACALRLARFNAQIDTDVQPHKSAGFLTGIPAPVGAGLSFLPFYLWQATGYDQFRDPLLVGPWVALIALLMISNLATLSWGSLRPRRAIRLGVILLVGLIFAALLLEPWWMLAAICAGYLATLPIGFMRYARVKRQREAAGAPAARS, encoded by the coding sequence GTGAGGCCGGGCCCGGCCGACCCGCCACGGCTCGGGCCAAAAGCGGCCGAGGACGAAGCCCATCCCGCCCCCGCGATCACGGCCAAGCGCGGGCTCGCTTTGCGCGCGCTGCTGCCCAATGCCATTACCGCCGCGGCGATGTGCGCGGGGCTCACCGGCATCCGCTTCGCAATATCGGAGCAGTGGGGGCTTGCGGTCGGGGCGATCATCCTCGCGGGCCTGCTCGACGGGATCGACGGGCGGATCGCGCGGCTCTTGAACGCGCAGTCCCGCTTCGGGGCGGAACTCGACAGTCTGGCCGACTCGCTCTCATTCGGGACCGCGCCGGCGCTGGTGCTTTATCTCTGGACCTTGGGCGAGGTGCGATTGGGATGGTTTGCGGCCCTGGCCCTGGCGGTGGCCTGCGCGCTGCGGCTTGCCCGGTTCAATGCACAGATCGATACCGATGTGCAGCCGCACAAGTCGGCCGGTTTCCTGACCGGTATTCCCGCACCGGTGGGCGCGGGGCTTTCGTTCCTGCCATTCTATTTGTGGCAAGCGACAGGATACGATCAGTTCCGCGATCCGCTGCTGGTGGGGCCGTGGGTCGCGCTGATCGCCTTGCTGATGATCTCGAACCTGGCGACGCTAAGCTGGGGTTCGCTGCGGCCGCGCCGCGCCATACGGCTTGGAGTCATCCTGCTCGTCGGGCTGATCTTTGCGGCGCTCCTGCTGGAGCCGTGGTGGATGCTGGCCGCAATCTGCGCTGGCTATCTCGCTACGCTGCCGATCGGCTTCATGCGCTATGCCCGGGTCAAGCGGCAGCGCGAAGCTGCCGGGGCGCCTGCCGCGCGTAGCTGA
- a CDS encoding YbaB/EbfC family nucleoid-associated protein, with product MKSMEEMLAAAQQAAETIQKQMGEAQAKLDSVEVEGSSGGGLVKVRATARGRILGVAIDDSLMVPEEKQMVEDLVAAAFNDARDKADRKSAEEMQKMQGGLGLPPGFNLPGFG from the coding sequence ATGAAATCAATGGAAGAGATGCTGGCCGCCGCGCAGCAGGCTGCCGAGACGATCCAGAAGCAGATGGGGGAGGCGCAAGCCAAGCTCGACAGCGTGGAAGTCGAAGGCAGCTCTGGTGGCGGTCTGGTCAAAGTGCGCGCCACCGCGCGCGGGCGGATCCTGGGCGTCGCGATCGACGACAGCCTGATGGTGCCGGAAGAGAAGCAGATGGTCGAGGACCTCGTCGCCGCTGCCTTCAACGATGCCCGCGACAAGGCGGATCGCAAGTCCGCCGAGGAGATGCAGAAGATGCAGGGCGGCCTCGGCCTGCCGCCGGGCTTCAACTTGCCCGGGTTCGGTTGA
- a CDS encoding phosphatidylserine decarboxylase: protein MAGDLVDNRGRGEAGWVWPPIHPEGRKFGLIAVAIALTFLLIFDLDWLGWPLLFLSLGVFAFFRDPERVVPQVEGAIVSPADGLVSLIRQVEPPAELRLDDGSGIAGLGDGPVTRVSIFMSVFDVHINRAPIAGTVRRVVYIPGKFVNADLDKASEDNERQHLLIERADGMKIGFTQIAGLVARRIVPFVKPGDTLGVGQRVGLIRFGSRVDVYLPQGTDARVLLGQKVIAGETILAEKGEQRLIEGVAQ, encoded by the coding sequence ATGGCTGGTGATCTGGTAGACAACCGCGGACGGGGCGAAGCAGGCTGGGTCTGGCCCCCGATTCATCCCGAAGGACGCAAGTTCGGCCTCATCGCGGTCGCGATAGCGCTTACTTTCCTGCTCATATTCGATCTCGATTGGCTGGGGTGGCCGCTCCTGTTCCTCTCGCTCGGAGTCTTCGCCTTTTTCCGCGACCCGGAGCGCGTGGTGCCGCAGGTGGAAGGCGCGATAGTCTCGCCGGCGGATGGTCTTGTCTCGCTCATCCGCCAGGTCGAGCCGCCCGCCGAGCTGCGCCTCGATGATGGCAGCGGCATCGCCGGGTTGGGGGATGGTCCGGTCACGCGCGTGTCGATCTTCATGAGCGTGTTCGATGTCCACATCAACCGCGCGCCGATCGCCGGAACGGTACGGCGCGTGGTCTATATTCCGGGCAAGTTCGTGAACGCCGATCTCGACAAGGCGAGCGAGGACAATGAGCGGCAGCATCTGCTGATCGAGCGGGCGGACGGAATGAAGATCGGCTTCACTCAGATCGCCGGGCTGGTCGCGCGGCGCATCGTTCCCTTCGTGAAGCCGGGCGATACGCTCGGGGTTGGGCAGAGGGTAGGGCTGATCCGCTTCGGTAGCCGGGTCGATGTCTATCTGCCGCAGGGTACCGATGCGAGGGTATTGCTCGGTCAGAAAGTGATCGCCGGTGAGACGATCCTGGCCGAGAAGGGCGAGCAGAGGCTGATCGAGGGCGTCGCCCAGTGA